CGTGCTGGAGCGCCCCGACGTGGTGCGCCTGTGGCACCAGGAGGCCCACTACCTCACGAGCGAGGTCCGTGAAGAGCTGGTGGCCGTGCGTGTCGAGGGTGTCGGCCTGTGGCTGCGCGTGCTGGTCGACGCGCGGCCGGAACTGACCACGAGCCAGGCGGAGTTCCGGATCCGCGCCGCGCTGGGCCTGCTCAACAGCGTGCCCGCGCTGCCGCGACGCCGGCTCTCGGCCCACGCGGCGACGCTGGAAACCGTGCTGCTGGCCACCTTGCTCGCGCCGGAACCGCCGAAGAGCCTGCCGGAAATCCGCGTGGTCGACCGGGAATCACCGGCCGCGGCGGAGAACACGCGCAGCCGCGCCATCCTCGACGAAGCGGCGAAGCTGTTCCGCGAGCGCGGCTACCACGCCGTGGGCATCGACGACATCGCGGCGGGCGTGGGCATCGCGGGTCCGTCGATCTACAGCCACTTCCCCAGCAAAGCGGCCGTGCTCACCGCTGTGGTCGAGGAGATCGCCGACGAGCTGTGCTGGGGCGGCGCGCTGGCGATGGCCTCGGACGGGACCCCGCACGAGGTGCTCGAACGGCTGGTGACCACACATGTCCGCACGGCGATCGCGAAGAGCGACCTGATCGCCGTGTGGATGACCGAAGAGCACCACGTGCCGGAAGACCTCGGCGAGGCCGTGCGCCGCGACCGCAAGCGCTACCTCGACTACTGGGTGGGCGCGGTGCTCGCGGTGAACCCCGGCGTGGAGGAAGCGGTGGCGGAGACCGCGAGCCTCGCGGTGATGGAGCTGATCGACGCCGTGGCCCGCTCGCGGCGGTTCGCGGCGGTACCGGAGCGTCCCGAGTGGACGGTCGGGCTCGCGCTGTCGGCGCTGACGAGCGTGGCGGTCTGAAGCGTCCCCTGTTTGTGCGGACACAGTGGACGGACACCGATGGCGGGGTGGACCTTCCCCCTCCTCCTTCAGGTCCTCCCCCGCCACCGGTGTTCTCGCAGCCGGTCGCCCTTCGGCTTTCCGGTGGCCGCGCCCGTCCGGTTCCGCGGCCACAGGTCTTGTGCGCGCGGCTCAGTCGCTCGCGCGCTCGGTGCCCTTCCAGCGGTCGGAGCCCTTGCGGGCGAACGACCACAGCTGCGCGCTCTGCTCCAGCGGCACGGCCGCCTGCCAGCTCAACGCCGGCGGGCCGACCTCCGCCCGCAGGCTGCGGATCGCCGCCCGCGTGAGGGCCGGGTCGGTGCCGCCGCGAGCGGCGAGCGCGAGGGCGCGGGGCTCGACCTCCTCGTCGGGCTGCGCTTCGTAGGCGAGTCCGAGCTCCACGGCGCGGCGGCCGTTCACCGACTCGCCCAGCACACCGAGCACCGTTGCGGCCTCCGGCGTGACGACGCGCGTCAGCAACGTGTAGTGCCCACCGCCGGGGTGCACGCCCAGGCGAGTGAAGCCGGACGCGAGCACGGCGTCCTCGGCCACCACGCGCACGTCGGCGGCCAGCGCGAGGTTCATCCCGGCACCCACCGCGCCGCCGCGCACGGCGGCGACCGTCGGCACCTTCAGCGCACCGAAGCGGAGGAACGCGTCGTAGATCCGTTGCGTGGCCCGGATTCCCTCGTCCGACGCGGGGGCGGCCGAGATCGCCGCCAGCTCGTCGCGGTCGCCACCCGAGCAGAAGTACCCGCCGGCGCCCTGGATCACGGCCGAGCCGACCGAGAGGTCGGCGTCGATGCGTTCGCACGCGTCGATCAGCGCGCCGGCCAGCGCGCCGTCGATGGCGTTGCGCTTGCGCGGCGCGTTGAGGGTGAGCACGGCGACGCCGTCGGTCACCTCGTACAGCACGGGTTCGGTCATGAGCGGGCTCCGCGGAGATCGACGTCGTCGGATTCGTGCGTGCGCAGCAGGGCCGAGCGGACCTTCTGCGTCGCCGTCTTGGGCAGTGCGGGACGCACCGAGATGTAGCGTGGCCAGGCGAACTTCGGCAGCTTCCCGTCGAGGAACGCGGGCAGCGCGAGCGGGTCGAACTCGCCGCGCGGCACCACGACGGCGCGGACCTCCTGGCCCACGACCTCGTCGGGCACACCGACCACGGCCACCTCGTCCACCGCCGGGTGCTCGGCGATCGCCGCCTCGACGTCGGCCGGCCGCACGTTCTCGCCGGCGCGGCGGATCATGTCGTCGGCCCGGCCGTGGAAAACCAGGTAACCCTC
The sequence above is a segment of the Amycolatopsis sp. 2-15 genome. Coding sequences within it:
- a CDS encoding enoyl-CoA hydratase/isomerase family protein, encoding MTEPVLYEVTDGVAVLTLNAPRKRNAIDGALAGALIDACERIDADLSVGSAVIQGAGGYFCSGGDRDELAAISAAPASDEGIRATQRIYDAFLRFGALKVPTVAAVRGGAVGAGMNLALAADVRVVAEDAVLASGFTRLGVHPGGGHYTLLTRVVTPEAATVLGVLGESVNGRRAVELGLAYEAQPDEEVEPRALALAARGGTDPALTRAAIRSLRAEVGPPALSWQAAVPLEQSAQLWSFARKGSDRWKGTERASD
- a CDS encoding TetR/AcrR family transcriptional regulator: MSRAEVRGTKRQSSPSARPNRRAELLAAAARLFRERGYGGVSVADIAERVGITAGAVYKHFPDKRALLAEPIREMVLTWRNREVLALAQGGDTEEVLRRLATSVVGVVLERPDVVRLWHQEAHYLTSEVREELVAVRVEGVGLWLRVLVDARPELTTSQAEFRIRAALGLLNSVPALPRRRLSAHAATLETVLLATLLAPEPPKSLPEIRVVDRESPAAAENTRSRAILDEAAKLFRERGYHAVGIDDIAAGVGIAGPSIYSHFPSKAAVLTAVVEEIADELCWGGALAMASDGTPHEVLERLVTTHVRTAIAKSDLIAVWMTEEHHVPEDLGEAVRRDRKRYLDYWVGAVLAVNPGVEEAVAETASLAVMELIDAVARSRRFAAVPERPEWTVGLALSALTSVAV